In Rhinoraja longicauda isolate Sanriku21f chromosome 38, sRhiLon1.1, whole genome shotgun sequence, the following are encoded in one genomic region:
- the gdpgp1 gene encoding GDP-D-glucose phosphorylase 1: protein MAAPMERGSGSAGGGVRTGEDEQESPRPEPAFVYTERDFIRSGVGWSGSGSGSGSGSGSGSRLDRALLSAWARRLAAGCFRYPLRGPELPSRELPGPRHLLAQLNARRASERRPPQTILDLRQPLDPQRFNFSQVPAREILFPLRRGGGTEARVGGQPGPEAPARPEAQVQPNPGGLSDRRPLPEAQDQTHAGARTNPGALPETQTQAGGQSDPGAPDQAHAGAQTDPEGQSQASAQLEALDHSWAQPDPEGQAGPLSEAEPDALLIINVSPLEQGHVLLLPEPEKLLPQTLTRAAVLRALELVLLSSDPAFRVGFNSLGAFASVNHLHLHGFYLRHRLEVEWIPTEPLGVTRAGARVHRLCGHYTQALVLYSDGGDLEEVADTLLAITHLLLDRSVAHNLLLTRGCGLGPRPPDPDCRDGVRLILWPRRSCFGAKDSSAFNVAFCELAGFLPVKTAPDFETLTEESALRIIGEQLLPAEEFQQLGAEIAGLALH, encoded by the coding sequence atggcggcgcccatGGAGCGCGGTTCGGGGTCGGCGGGCGGCGGCGTTCGCACCGGGGAGGACGAGCAGGAAAGCCCGAGGCCCGAGCCGGCCTTCGTGTACACGGAGCGGGACTTCATCCGGAGCGGGGTGGGCTggtcggggtcggggtcggggtcggggtcggggtcggggtcggggtcgCGCCTAGACCGGGCGCTGCTGTCGGCCTGGGCCCGGCGCTTGGCCGCCGGCTGTTTCCGATACCCGCTGCGGGGGCCCGAGCTGCCGAGCCGGGAGCTGCCAGGGCCCCGCCACCTGCTGGCGCAGCTCAACGCCCGGCGGGCCAGCGAGCGCCGCCCGCCACAGACCATCCTCGACCTCCGGCAGCCCCTCGACCCGCAGCGCTTCAACTTCAGCCAAGTCCCCGCCCGGGAGATCCTCTTCCCGCTGCGCCGGGGCGGGGGGACCGAGGCCCGGGTCGGTGGCCAGCCCGGTCCCGAGGCCCCAGCTCGGCCCGAGGCCCAGGTCCAACCTAATCCCGGGGGTCTGTCCGACCGCAGGCCCCTGCCTGAGGCCCAGGACCAAACCCATGCCGGGGCCCGAACTAATCCCGGGGCCCTGCCTGAGACCCAGACACAAGCCGGGGGTCAGTCTGATCCAGGGGCCCCGGACCAAGCCCATGCCGGGGCCCAAACTGATCCCGAGGGCCAGTCCCAGGCCAGTGCTCAGCTGGAGGCCCTAGACCATTCCTGGGCCCAACCTGATCCCGAGGGCCAAGCCGGGCCTCTGTCTGAGGCGGAGCCGGACGCCCTGCTGATCATCAACGTCAGCCCACTGGAGCAGGGTCACGTCCTGCTGCTGCCGGAGCCGGAGAAGCTGCTGCCGCAGACCCTGACGCGGGCAGCAGTGCTGCGGGCCCTGGAGCTGGTCTTACTGAGCTCCGACCCAGCCTTCCGGGTGGGATTCAACAGTCTGGGGGCCTTCGCCTCCGTCAACCACCTGCACCTGCACGGCTTCTACCTGCGGCACCGGCTGGAGGTGGAGTGGATCCCCACTGAGCCGCTGGGCGTGACCAGGGCAGGGGCCCGGGTCCACCGGCTGTGCGGACACTACACCCAGGCCCTGGTGCTGTACTCGGATGGCGGGGACTTGGAGGAGGTCGCTGACACGCTGCTCGCCATCACCCACCTGCTGCTGGATCGCTCGGTGGCCCACAACCTGCTCCTGACCCGGGGCTGTGGGCTGGGGCCACGACCCCCGGACCCCGACTGCCGAGACGGGGTGCGGCTCATCCTGTGGCCCCGCCGCTCCTGCTTCGGCGCCAAGGATAGCTCGGCCTTTAACGTGGCGTTTTGCGAGCTGGCCGGCTTCCTGCCTGTGAAAACGGCCCCGGACTTTGAGACTCTGACCGAGGAGTCGGCTCTGCGGATAATCGGGGAGCAACTGCTGCCGGCCGAGGAGTTCCAGCAGCTAGGCGCTGAAATAGCGGGACTCGCGCTGCACTGA
- the cib1 gene encoding calcium and integrin-binding protein 1 has translation MGASASHFSKEQLSEYQELTFLTKQDILHAYRLFKQMLSNDLADVQHTRVPKRTICELPELKANPFRERICLVFSTAFDRDGSWSFEDFLDMLSAFSESATPEIKSHYAFRIFDFDDDGTLDREDLKKLVNCLTGETADTQLSEAEMHQLINNILEESDIDKDGTVNLSEFQHVISRSPDFVSSFKIVL, from the exons ATGGGGGCATCAGCAAGTCATTTCTCCAAGGAGCAGCTCTCTGAGTATCAG GAGCTGACGTTTTTAACAAAGCAAGATATTCTGCA TGCTTACCGACTCTTCAAACAGATGCTGTCCAATGATCTGGCTGATGTTCAACACACAAGAGTTCCAAAGAGGACTATCTGTGAGCTGCCGGAGTTAAAG GCTAATCCTTTCCGGGAGAGAATCTGCCTTGTGTTTTCCACAGCGTTTGACAGGGATGGCAGCTGGTCCTTTGAGGACTTCTTGGACATGCTCAGTGCGTTTAGTGAATCTGCAACTCCCGAGATCAAGTCTCACTATGCTTTTCGGATCTTTG ATTTTGATGATGACGGGACGTTGGACAGAGAGGATCTGAAGAAGCTGGTGAACTGTCTGACGGGGGAGACAGCCGACACCCAGCTGAGTGAGGCGGAGATGCACCAGCTGATCAACAAC ATACTGGAAGAGTCTGACATCGACAAAGATGGGACGGTGAACCTCTCAGAGTTCCAACACGTCATCTCCAGGTCCCCAGACTTTGTGAG CTCTTTCAAGATTGTCCTGTGA